The proteins below are encoded in one region of Saccopteryx leptura isolate mSacLep1 chromosome 1, mSacLep1_pri_phased_curated, whole genome shotgun sequence:
- the ATP6V1G3 gene encoding V-type proton ATPase subunit G 3 isoform X2, protein MQSISGKVKRIKQAKDEALAEIDQYRMQRDLQFRRTQSKMMGFQGDLLEEIEAQTPEKMKDLRENYHKHTESQLAQVLNMVCDVNPEIHTNYRTTN, encoded by the exons ATGCAGAGCATTTCTG GAAAAGTGAAGAGAATCAAGCAAGCCAAGGACGAGGCCCTGGCTGAGATAGACCAGTACAGGATGCAGAGAGATCTGCAGTTCCGGAGGACACAGTCTAAG ATGATGGGCTTCCAGGGTGATCTCTTGGAAGAAATAGAAGCACAGACACCGGAGAAGATGAAGGATCTGAGGGAAAACTACCACAAGCACACGGAGAGTCAGCTTGCCCAGGTTCTGAACATGGTCTGTGATGTGAATCCAGAAATCCACACGAACTACAGAACCACCAACTAA